The Blautia obeum ATCC 29174 region TATATGGATAGGAACGCTCTTCGGTTCCATCTTCGGATACATTTGTCTGAGCAAGTACTTCTCCATCAGAAGACATGATTTTTCCACGGACAACGCGATCGGCAAAAGTATCCTGACGTGTATTATAGGGACTGTTGATAAAATCATCGCTTTTTATGGTATTAAAATAGATGAGATAACCGATCAGTCCCATAAATATAATGATAAAAAAGAATGAAACTCCGGTATAACCTTTGTTTCGACGACGCCTTTTTTTAGATCTGGCGCGTTCTGTTAATTGTTTCTCCTGCCCGGAGTCTCTGTATTGCTTCCTGTTTTCGTTTTTCAAATTCCTCGTCCTCGTCTTCTCTTAGAATATAAAGTCCCTGGATAATTGCAAGCATTAAAATTGTACATAAAAGAGAACTTCCACCATAACTTACAAGGGGAAGTGTTACACCTGTCATAGGGATGAATTTGGTAGCACCACCGATCGTTAGAAATACCTGGAAGGCATATTCTACTCCAAGTCCCAGTGCAATAAGCTTGTAGAATGGATTAATGATACGTAAAGCAATATTAACGATCATAAGGAAAAAGCTCATGCACACGAGAATCAGACAAATGGCAAAAATACCACCTAATTCCTCACAGATTGCACTGAAGATAAAATCGTTCTTGACAACAGGGATAGATTCTGGAGAACCCTGGTATAATCCCATGCCGAACCAGCCCCCGGTACCAATGGCAAAGAGTGACTGCACAATCTGATATCCCTCATTCTGATAGACTGCCATAGGATCTTTCCATGCGCTGACTCGCTGGCGGACATGACCGAACAGATGATATGCAACAACTGCTGCAGCTGAACCACCGCCGATTCCAAGTGCAAGATAACCAACATTTCGTGTTGCAACATATACCATAACGAGATATGCGACAAAGAAGATCACTGCACTTCCAAGGTCCTTTGAGAGAACCAGAATACCCACGTGAAGTGCTGCAACGACTGTAACCTGAACGATTGCCTTGAAACTGGTATCTCTGGATAGAAAAGATGCCATAAAGAACACAAAAGTAATCTTGATCGCTTCGGATGGCTGTACACCCAGCAGTGAAAGTTTAGCTCCATAACTCGTTCTTGCAAGAGCAAAGACTGCAGCAAGAAGAATAATACCGATTCCGGCATATACCCATGTAAGTCTGCGAAGAAAACGCATCTTCCGGATCATGACAGGAATGACCAGAGCAATAGCACTGACGCCGGCTGCGATCAGAAGTTGTTTCTGTGCTGAAGATATATCCAGGCGGCAGAGCATAATAAAGCCAACACTCAACAGCATACACATATTGTTCAGAAGCAAAATAGATGCTTTTTTGTATAGCATTCGGTATAAAATCTGAATGGCAGCAAAAAACAGAAGCATTTCTGCATAAAATTCAACTATCTTAAAATTGAATGTTTTAAGATAGAGAACAAGAAATGCAGTGAAATCAATGAAAAAAATCAGCAAAAGCTGTTGCCGGAGCAATTCGTTGCGATCCTCTTCATCAGACTGCCGTACAGTATAAAAACAGTGAAAGGTATATACGATCATCAGTGTCAGGATGATGTATTTGGATAATTCTACAATTACATTAATCATATGCCTTTACTCGGCTCCTCTTTTAAAATGTCCTTTGGTGTACTCCTGATTACCGGGTGTTTTGCCGTGCAGATATACATTTAAAAATTCCTGCAGTATGTCGGCAGATTGTTCCGGTGATTCGGTCGTAAAATTCAGTCGCAGACAGTTGACACCAAGATTTCGGACTTTCTGAGATTCTTTCAGAAGTCCGAAGGAAATACTGTTATAAAGAATATTATAACAGTATTCTTCTTTTTCTGTAGTTCCTGTTTTCCATGGGTGACATACACAACAACAGGAAAACTCTTTTTCATAACGGTCCTTCAAAATCATTTTTCTTTCGTTGCAGTCACATTTCAGCGTGTTTTTTCTTACACACTGCGCAGAAAGCATTAACGGAATGTTTCCGTATATGATCATCTCACTGTTGGAATTGTTTCGGTGTGCGATTTCTTTTTCATTTAATTCATAAGGAACTGTATTTCGAAGTATGCCTTCTTTCTTCCAGAAAGAGACAGATTCGTTATTCCAGGTATAGATGGAAGTATCAAGAACACAGTATTTTTGCCATCCAAGATGTCGAAGCATTCCATAACTTTCAAGATTTCGTACAAGAAATCCCTTCATTCCATTCTCAAGCCATTGGCTGCAGGTTTCGAAAAAGCCTTCTGGTGCTGAACCACGGGTGATATATGGGAGTGTCAGATACAAGTCCTTCTGATATTGTAATCCCTTTGACATGCAGAGGCTCATTGCATCGTAATAAAGATACATACCGGAAATCTCAGGATTTTTATATAAAAGTAATGCCTGATCTACAGTTTCGCAGGATACAAGGATTGAAAGGCTGGAATTTGTATCTGCCGGTTTGTCCGCTGTGGCCATAACAGGAGTATCAGTGGCAGAACGTCTGTAGGGTGCACATAGTTCCTGTTCCAACAGGGCAATCGCTTCGCGGCGGAGTTCATTTAATGTTTTGACCGGAAGAAAAATCTGCTCTCCCATCTGTATATCCAGTTCATCCCATTCAAATTCCGTATTTCCAAGTTTATCCATCTGTTTACGAATGCGATCTTCAGACATAGGATGTTCTCTGGCAAACTGTACTTCACCGGTTGAGAAAGTTACATGTATATCATGGCATGAAAGTTCCAGAAAAGCCGGACATTCCGGATAAAGAACCAGCGTACCGGAAATGGGTTCTTTTTTTCGAGGAAGATTTTCCGGAATTCCGTTTGTCTTTTTCTCGTTTGTAAAGGCCATCATAGATGGACCATTATGCTGTTTATAATAACCCTGACAGGAACCTCCACGGCTAAATATATCCAGAAGATACTGCCGGTCGCGGTCATTAACCTGATAAGTCATGTCACTGCTAAGAAGGATGTCCAGATATTTACGATACATTCCGGTAACAGCAGCAGTATATCCAGGTTGTTTCATTCGTCCTTCAATTTTCAAAGAGGTAACGCCGGCCTCCAGAATGTCGGGGAGAAGGTCTACACTGCACATGTCTTTCAGACTGAGTGGACAGAAATCCTGTTGTCTGAATGAATAACTGCCATTCTCCTGCCGAACCTGATAGGGAAGGCGACAAGGCTGTGCACATCTTCCACGATTGCCGCTTCTGCCGCCGAGTATGCTGCTCATGAGACATTGACCAGAAAAACTGTAACAGAGGGCACCATGGATAAAGGCCTCTATTTCGATCGGACTTGCCTGATGCATGGCTGACAGCTCCTGAAGAGAAAGTTCTCTGGCAGCAACTACACGTGATGCGCCCTGTTCCTCAAGAAATTTCATTCCTTCGGGGCCGGTTACTGTCATCTGTGTACTTGCATGAAGATGCAGTCCCGGAAAATTCTGGCGTATAAACTGGAATACACCGAGATCCTGTATGATAACAGCATCAAGACCGTTTTCGTACAGTGGTCGCAGCGCATCATACAGTCTGTCCTGCAATTCACGGTTTTTCAGAAGTGTATTTACTGTCAGATATAATTTTTTGCCATGAATATGAACGGTATCAATTGCCTGTAAAAGTTCATCCTGTGTGAAATTGTGTGCATATGCCCGGGCACCGAATTCGGGACCGCCGACATAAACAGCATCTGCTCCTGCTCCCAGAGCAGCTTCAAAAGCTTCATAAGATCCGGCGGGAGCCAGAAGTTCTACATTATGATCTACTTTCAAGTGTATTCATTCCTTTTCTGAATTATGAGTATGAAACAAATAAAGAGGACTACCGAAGCAATCCCCTTCCTGCTTTTTTTATTTGAGTAATTTGTCTATCTCATCGTTAAGTTCCTTAACTTTGCCTTCAAGAAGCTCTTTCTGCTGCTGAGCTTCCTGGGCATTTTTTTCCGTTTCTTCGATTTTCATACGAAGAGCGATCAGTTCATGTTTCAGCTCATACATTTCCTGATCTTTCTGCTGAAGATCCTGTTCGAAAATCTCTGCCTGTTTTTTTGCCTTAAAATAATCATCTGTAACATTTAAACTTAAGAGCGTATGCTTGGTTTCTACAGGCTGACGGGTATATCCCGGCATTTCGCTCAATTCAGCTATTTTATTATTTATATAAGACGCCACTTTCTGAAAAT contains the following coding sequences:
- a CDS encoding FtsW/RodA/SpoVE family cell cycle protein; the protein is MINVIVELSKYIILTLMIVYTFHCFYTVRQSDEEDRNELLRQQLLLIFFIDFTAFLVLYLKTFNFKIVEFYAEMLLFFAAIQILYRMLYKKASILLLNNMCMLLSVGFIMLCRLDISSAQKQLLIAAGVSAIALVIPVMIRKMRFLRRLTWVYAGIGIILLAAVFALARTSYGAKLSLLGVQPSEAIKITFVFFMASFLSRDTSFKAIVQVTVVAALHVGILVLSKDLGSAVIFFVAYLVMVYVATRNVGYLALGIGGGSAAAVVAYHLFGHVRQRVSAWKDPMAVYQNEGYQIVQSLFAIGTGGWFGMGLYQGSPESIPVVKNDFIFSAICEELGGIFAICLILVCMSFFLMIVNIALRIINPFYKLIALGLGVEYAFQVFLTIGGATKFIPMTGVTLPLVSYGGSSLLCTILMLAIIQGLYILREDEDEEFEKRKQEAIQRLRAGETINRTRQI
- a CDS encoding U32 family peptidase — translated: MKVDHNVELLAPAGSYEAFEAALGAGADAVYVGGPEFGARAYAHNFTQDELLQAIDTVHIHGKKLYLTVNTLLKNRELQDRLYDALRPLYENGLDAVIIQDLGVFQFIRQNFPGLHLHASTQMTVTGPEGMKFLEEQGASRVVAARELSLQELSAMHQASPIEIEAFIHGALCYSFSGQCLMSSILGGRSGNRGRCAQPCRLPYQVRQENGSYSFRQQDFCPLSLKDMCSVDLLPDILEAGVTSLKIEGRMKQPGYTAAVTGMYRKYLDILLSSDMTYQVNDRDRQYLLDIFSRGGSCQGYYKQHNGPSMMAFTNEKKTNGIPENLPRKKEPISGTLVLYPECPAFLELSCHDIHVTFSTGEVQFAREHPMSEDRIRKQMDKLGNTEFEWDELDIQMGEQIFLPVKTLNELRREAIALLEQELCAPYRRSATDTPVMATADKPADTNSSLSILVSCETVDQALLLYKNPEISGMYLYYDAMSLCMSKGLQYQKDLYLTLPYITRGSAPEGFFETCSQWLENGMKGFLVRNLESYGMLRHLGWQKYCVLDTSIYTWNNESVSFWKKEGILRNTVPYELNEKEIAHRNNSNSEMIIYGNIPLMLSAQCVRKNTLKCDCNERKMILKDRYEKEFSCCCVCHPWKTGTTEKEEYCYNILYNSISFGLLKESQKVRNLGVNCLRLNFTTESPEQSADILQEFLNVYLHGKTPGNQEYTKGHFKRGAE
- the zapA gene encoding cell division protein ZapA; the encoded protein is MAVKNTAQVVIGGKIITLGGYESEEYFQKVASYINNKIAELSEMPGYTRQPVETKHTLLSLNVTDDYFKAKKQAEIFEQDLQQKDQEMYELKHELIALRMKIEETEKNAQEAQQQKELLEGKVKELNDEIDKLLK